A genomic stretch from Juglans microcarpa x Juglans regia isolate MS1-56 chromosome 3S, Jm3101_v1.0, whole genome shotgun sequence includes:
- the LOC121257139 gene encoding anthranilate synthase beta subunit 2, chloroplastic-like isoform X2 — MAAPSLYHAALVQLEASFSKTVQTPHLFPHRQLSIPSSRAFLLKRQSGFVPKASLTAVTAQSNSNSSIPRKNPNKPIIVIDNYDSFTYNLCQYLGEVGCDFEVYRNDEVTVEDLKRMNPRGILISPGPGAPQDSGISLETVLELGPSIPLFGVCMGLQCIGEAFGGKVVRAPGGVMHGKSSLVYYDEKEEDGLFSGLSNPFTAGRYHSLVVEKESFPSKELEITAWTDDGLIMAARHRKYKHLQGVQFHPESIISTEGKTIVRNFVKLIERKEAESQT, encoded by the exons atggctGCCCCTTCGCTTTATCACGCCGCTCTGGTGCAATTGGAGGCCTCCTTTTCAAAGACAGTCCAAACCCCTCACCTATTTCCCCACCGCCAGCTTTCCATACCCTCTTCTCGTGCTTTCCTTCTCAAAAGGCAAAGTGGGTTCGTCCCAAAAGCTTCGTTGACGGCCGTCACTGCGCAATCTAACTCGAACTCCTCCATTCCCAGAAAAAATCCCAACAAACCAATCATTGTCATAGACAACTATGACAGCTTCACCTATAACCTCTGCCAG TATTTGGGAGAGGTAGGATGTGACTTTGAAGTTTATCGCAATGATGAAGTAACGGTTGAGGATTTGAAAAG GATGAATCCAAGAGGAATCTTGATATCTCCTGGGCCAG GTGCACCCCAGGATTCTGGGATATCATTGGAAACCGTTCTGGAACTTGGGCCTAGCATTCCTTTATTTGGTGTGTGTATGGGTTTGCAGTGCATTGGAGAGGCTTTTGGAG GTAAGGTTGTGCGTGCTCCTGGTGGTGTCATGCATGGAAAGAGTTCTCTTGTATATTATGATGAGAAGGAGGAAGATGGCTTGTTCAGTGGCTTATCAAA CCCATTCACTGCTGGTAGGTATCACAGCCTTGTGGTTGAGAAAGAAAGTTTTCCTAGCAAGGAACTTGAGATCACAGCATGGACAGATGATGGACTCATAATGGCTGCTCGTCACAGGAAGTATAAGCATCTACAG GGTGTTCAGTTCCATCCAGAAAGCATTATAAGCACTGAAGGTAAGACAATTGTCCGCAATTTTGTCAAActgatagaaagaaaggaagcTGAATCTCAGACTTGA
- the LOC121257139 gene encoding anthranilate synthase beta subunit 2, chloroplastic-like isoform X1 produces the protein MAAPSLYHAALVQLEASFSKTVQTPHLFPHRQLSIPSSRAFLLKRQSGFVPKASLTAVTAQSNSNSSIPRKNPNKPIIVIDNYDSFTYNLCQYLGEVGCDFEVYRNDEVTVEDLKRMNPRGILISPGPGAPQDSGISLETVLELGPSIPLFGVCMGLQCIGEAFGGKVVRAPGGVMHGKSSLVYYDEKEEDGLFSGLSNPFTAGRYHSLVVEKESFPSKELEITAWTDDGLIMAARHRKYKHLQFGYVTASLCTVGSPLVTASFNCLLDRGDYVIVLTMRQFAILSSPHITHVAPTSFKYYLAPVSFLQGSIRGSPTVLC, from the exons atggctGCCCCTTCGCTTTATCACGCCGCTCTGGTGCAATTGGAGGCCTCCTTTTCAAAGACAGTCCAAACCCCTCACCTATTTCCCCACCGCCAGCTTTCCATACCCTCTTCTCGTGCTTTCCTTCTCAAAAGGCAAAGTGGGTTCGTCCCAAAAGCTTCGTTGACGGCCGTCACTGCGCAATCTAACTCGAACTCCTCCATTCCCAGAAAAAATCCCAACAAACCAATCATTGTCATAGACAACTATGACAGCTTCACCTATAACCTCTGCCAG TATTTGGGAGAGGTAGGATGTGACTTTGAAGTTTATCGCAATGATGAAGTAACGGTTGAGGATTTGAAAAG GATGAATCCAAGAGGAATCTTGATATCTCCTGGGCCAG GTGCACCCCAGGATTCTGGGATATCATTGGAAACCGTTCTGGAACTTGGGCCTAGCATTCCTTTATTTGGTGTGTGTATGGGTTTGCAGTGCATTGGAGAGGCTTTTGGAG GTAAGGTTGTGCGTGCTCCTGGTGGTGTCATGCATGGAAAGAGTTCTCTTGTATATTATGATGAGAAGGAGGAAGATGGCTTGTTCAGTGGCTTATCAAA CCCATTCACTGCTGGTAGGTATCACAGCCTTGTGGTTGAGAAAGAAAGTTTTCCTAGCAAGGAACTTGAGATCACAGCATGGACAGATGATGGACTCATAATGGCTGCTCGTCACAGGAAGTATAAGCATCTACAG TTTGGATACGTCACGGCTTCGCTATGCACCGTTGGCTCCCcactagttaccgcatcatTCAACTGCCTACTTGACCGTGGTGACTACGTCATAGTCCTTACTATGCGGCAGTTCGCCATTTTGTCTTCCCCACATATAACACATGTGGCACCCACTAGTTTTAAGTACTACCTCGCTCCGGTATCCTTTCTACAAGGATCCATTCGAGGTTCGCCGACAGTACTTTGTTAA
- the LOC121257139 gene encoding anthranilate synthase beta subunit 2, chloroplastic-like isoform X3, which produces MYLGEVGCDFEVYRNDEVTVEDLKRMNPRGILISPGPGAPQDSGISLETVLELGPSIPLFGVCMGLQCIGEAFGGKVVRAPGGVMHGKSSLVYYDEKEEDGLFSGLSNPFTAGRYHSLVVEKESFPSKELEITAWTDDGLIMAARHRKYKHLQFGYVTASLCTVGSPLVTASFNCLLDRGDYVIVLTMRQFAILSSPHITHVAPTSFKYYLAPVSFLQGSIRGSPTVLC; this is translated from the exons ATG TATTTGGGAGAGGTAGGATGTGACTTTGAAGTTTATCGCAATGATGAAGTAACGGTTGAGGATTTGAAAAG GATGAATCCAAGAGGAATCTTGATATCTCCTGGGCCAG GTGCACCCCAGGATTCTGGGATATCATTGGAAACCGTTCTGGAACTTGGGCCTAGCATTCCTTTATTTGGTGTGTGTATGGGTTTGCAGTGCATTGGAGAGGCTTTTGGAG GTAAGGTTGTGCGTGCTCCTGGTGGTGTCATGCATGGAAAGAGTTCTCTTGTATATTATGATGAGAAGGAGGAAGATGGCTTGTTCAGTGGCTTATCAAA CCCATTCACTGCTGGTAGGTATCACAGCCTTGTGGTTGAGAAAGAAAGTTTTCCTAGCAAGGAACTTGAGATCACAGCATGGACAGATGATGGACTCATAATGGCTGCTCGTCACAGGAAGTATAAGCATCTACAG TTTGGATACGTCACGGCTTCGCTATGCACCGTTGGCTCCCcactagttaccgcatcatTCAACTGCCTACTTGACCGTGGTGACTACGTCATAGTCCTTACTATGCGGCAGTTCGCCATTTTGTCTTCCCCACATATAACACATGTGGCACCCACTAGTTTTAAGTACTACCTCGCTCCGGTATCCTTTCTACAAGGATCCATTCGAGGTTCGCCGACAGTACTTTGTTAA